The region ACTCTTCAAACAATACCGCTGTCTACTCCACCTCCTTCTGCCTGCTTTCTGGTGAGCAACACTGGCGCACCGCACTATAGTCATTTCTTCTGCCTGAGCTGGCGCTAAGCGCTTAGCTATCTGATTTCAATTCGTTTTTTTTTGGGTTTGCTGCACGCAGCGGGCCACGATGGATTATATTCTCAAGCAGGAGAAAAACATGTTTTACTGGATCCTATTAGCGCTGGCTATCGTCGCTGAAATTACCGGCACGCTGTCTATGAAATGGGCAAGCGTCAGCGATGGCAACACCGGTTTTATTTTGATGCTGGTGATGATTTCGCTTTCTTATATTTTCCTCTCGTTTGCGGTGAAAAAAATTGCGCTGGGCGTCGCGTATGCACTGTGGGAAGGGATCGGTATTTT is a window of Enterobacter cloacae complex sp. ECNIH7 DNA encoding:
- the mdtJ gene encoding multidrug/spermidine efflux SMR transporter subunit MdtJ, translating into MFYWILLALAIVAEITGTLSMKWASVSDGNTGFILMLVMISLSYIFLSFAVKKIALGVAYALWEGIGILLITLFSVLIFDETLTIMKVAGLTTLVAGIVLIKSGTRKPGKQQKEQNHATV